In Trifolium pratense cultivar HEN17-A07 linkage group LG7, ARS_RC_1.1, whole genome shotgun sequence, a genomic segment contains:
- the LOC123898721 gene encoding phospholipase D alpha 1-like has protein sequence MVQLLHGRLDVTIYEVDTLQTQTLPGCNFNLCNKGTCTSTGKKILSQLKNCFMCQCQPAEIIGMGLYATVDLDKARVGRTRMIDNPKWNENFHIYSAHSISNIIFTVKQDNPIGATLIGRAYVPVEQVIKGNIVNTWIQILDVEHRPIQGGSKIHVQIQFSHVKNDPNWSQGLKSPQFQGVPHTFFKQNNGCQITLYQDAHVIDGSIPHIPLDGVESYVPGKCWEDIYSAINDAKHFICITGWSVYTEITLIRDLNKSTRTSITLGELLKKKANEGVNVLMLVWDDRTSVPDFKKDGLMETHDQETGQYFRNTNVHCVLCPRNPGHGRSIVQGFEISTMFTHHQKTIIVDSRIVGSGQRNKRTITSFVGGIDLCDGRYDTMEHPLFSTLNTVHHDDFHQPNFPGASIKKGGPREPWHDIHCKLEGPVAWDVLCNFEQRWEKQVGNKNVPVPSSMLSEYGIARVPNVATTNENNKWNVQLFRSIDGGAASGFPQDPREACEKGLVSGKDNIIDRSIQDAYINAIRRAKNFIYIENQYFLGSSYSWKSSDIKVEDIGALHLIPKELSLKIVSKIEAGERFSVYIVIPMWPEGIPESASVQAILDWQRRTMEMMYSDIAEALQRKGIRGNNLREYLTFFCLGNRESKKNNEYTPTEKPEPDSDYSRAQNSRRFMIYVHAKMMIVDDEYIIIGSANINQRSMDGARDSEIAIGAFQPNHIASNNRPPKGQIYAFRRSLWYEHLGDIGDTSHFDNPESLNCINLVNRFAGTNWDIYSKDTFEEYKYSFHHLMRYPIEVTNNGAITTLPGFECFPDTKARILGSKSDYLPPILTT, from the exons ATGGTGCAGTTGCTACACGGGAGGCTCGATGTGACTATATATGAGGTTGATACGCTACAAACTCAAACTCTTCCCGGATGCAATTTCAATCTCTGCAACAAG GGAACATGTACAAGTACGGGGAAGAAAATTCTGTCACAACTCAAGAATTGTTTTATGTGTCAATGCCAGCCGGCCGAG ATTATTGGGATGGGTCTGTATGCAACAGTTGATTTAGACAAGGCGCGAGTTGGAAGAACTAGAATGATAGATAACCCGAAATGGAATGAAAACTTTCACATTTATTCTGCTCATTCAATCTCCAATATCATATTCACGGTTAAACAAGATAACCCCATTGGAGCAACACTAATTGGTAGAGCTTATGTTCCAGTTGAACAAGTCATAAAGGGCAACATAGTAAACACATGGATTCAAATATTGGATGTGGAACATCGTCCAATACAAGGTGGTTCCAAAATCCATGTTCAAATTCAATTCTCACATGTTAAAAATGATCCAAACTGGTCACAAGGACTAAAGAGTCCACAATTTCAAGGAGTTCCTCACACTTTCTTTAAACAAAATAATGGTTGCCAAATCACTCTTTACCAAGATGCACATGTTATAGATGGTTCTATTCCGCATATTCCATTGGACGGAGTAGAAAGTTACGTGCCAGGAAAATGTTGGGAAGATATTTACAGTGCAATTAATGATGCTAAGCATTTTATTTGCATAACTGGTTGGTCTGTTTACACTGAAATAACCTTGATTAGGGACTTAAACAAGTCAACAAGAACAAGCATCACACTTGGAGAGCTTCTTAAGAAGAAAGCCAATGAAGGTGTTAATGTTCTTATGCTTGTTTGGGATGATAGGACTTCTGTTCCTGATTTTAAGAAAGATGGTTTGATGGAAACTCATGATCAAGAAACTGGACAATATTTTAGAAACACAAATGTTCATTGTGTTTTGTGTCCGCGTAATCCTGGTCATGGAAGAAGTATAGTTCAAGGTTTTGAAATTTCAACCATGTTCACTCATCATCAAAAGACTATAATTGTTGACAGTAGAATTGTTGGTTCTGGACAACGGAATAAGAGAACAATCACAAGTTTTGTTGGTGGGATTGATTTGTGTGATGGAAGATATGATACTATGGAACATCCTTTGTTTTCAACTTTGAATACAGTCCATCATGATGATTTTCATCAACCAAACTTCCCAG GTGCTTCTATTAAGAAAGGTGGTCCTAGAGAGCCATGGCATGACATTCATTGTAAGCTAGAAGGACCTGTTGCATGGGATGTGTTATGCAATTTTGAGCAAAGGTGGGAAAAGCAAGTTGGGAATAAGAATGTCCCAGTCCCTTCAAGCATGCTTAGTGAATATGGTATTGCTCGTGTACCGAATGTTGCAACGACCAATGAAAACAACAAATGGAATGTTCAGTTGTTTAGATCGATCGATGGTGGTGCTGCTTCAGGCTTCCCTCAAGATCCAAGAGAAGCTTGTGAAAAAGGTCTTGTTAGTGGAAAAGATAACATCATTGATAGAAGCATTCAAGATGCCTACATAAACGCCATTCGACGAGCGAAAAACTTCATCTACATAGAAAATCAGTATTTTCTCGGGAGTTCATATAGTTGGAAATCATCTGATATTAAAGTTGAGGATATTGGTGCTTTGCATCTTATACCAAAGGAACTTTCATTGAAGATTGTTAGCAAGATTGAAGCTGGAGAGAGATTTTCTGTGTACATTGTCATTCCAATGTGGCCAGAAGGTATACCTGAAAGTGCTTCAGTTCAGGCTATATTAGATTGGCAGAGAAGGACTATGGAAATGATGTATTCTGATATTGCGGAAGCTCTTCAAAGAAAAGGAATCAGAGGCAACAACCTAAGAGAGTACTTGACATTCTTTTGCCTTGGAAACAGAGAAagtaagaaaaataatgaatataCTCCTACAGAAAAACCTGAACCTGACAGTGATTATAGTAGAGCACAAAATTCTAGAAGATTCATGATATATGTTCATGCCAAAATGATGATAG TTGATGATGAATACATAATCATTGGTTCTGCAAACATAAACCAAAGATCAATGGATGGAGCTAGAGACAGTGAGATTGCAATAGGTGCATTCCAACCAAACCATATAGCATCCAATAATAGGCCACCAAAAGGACAAATATATGCATTCAGAAGATCACTATGGTATGAGCACCTTGGAGATATTGGTGATACAAGCCACTTTGATAATCCAGAAAGTTTGAACTGCATCAATCTTGTGAATCGTTTTGCTGGGACCAATTGGGACATATACTCAAAGGATACATTTGAGGAATACAAGTATTCATTTCATCACCTCATGAGATATCCAATAGAAGTAACTAATAATGGAGCCATAACAACTCTTCCAGGATTTGAATGTTTTCCTGATACTAAGGCTAGGATTTTGGGTTCAAAATCTGATTACCTTCCTCCAATTCTCACCACCTAA